A genomic segment from Legionella micdadei encodes:
- the bamB gene encoding outer membrane protein assembly factor BamB, with protein sequence MLRINKKFIVLAVCVSLQACSKVDDYMLGKDNTPAPAALEPLAPKAKVIEKWSVPIGGSQKNSAHLKLTPEIVGNVVYTADASGLVQAINRTNGKILWSKKLEHGLISGPTVASGVIAVSNDVSSIVLLKQSDGSELWQQKLSGEVLAKPVIAANKVIAKTIDGNLYAFSLMNGEKLWLSDHGAPSLILKASSAPVVVGNLVLVGYSDGKMDAVDIQTGRLVWRRSIAYASGSSDVERLVDIDADPIVRGNVAYLASYQGYVGALSLSDGQFVWRKPASVYKNMAIDNKTIYLTDSDDIVWAINRQNGQVNWKQIALKARGLTEPVLVGDRLVVGDKTGLLHVLATQNGELISRTEVGGAITTAPSVVGNTIYVMSADGKLSRYSVG encoded by the coding sequence ATGTTGCGCATTAACAAAAAATTTATCGTTTTAGCGGTGTGTGTTTCATTGCAAGCCTGTTCTAAGGTGGATGATTACATGTTGGGCAAAGATAATACTCCAGCACCAGCAGCCTTAGAGCCACTCGCTCCTAAAGCAAAAGTCATTGAAAAATGGTCTGTGCCGATCGGCGGTTCGCAAAAAAATAGCGCCCATCTTAAATTGACGCCTGAGATTGTCGGCAATGTAGTCTATACTGCTGACGCAAGTGGTCTAGTGCAAGCGATCAATCGAACCAACGGTAAGATACTTTGGTCTAAAAAATTGGAGCATGGGTTAATCAGCGGCCCTACGGTAGCCTCCGGGGTCATTGCCGTCAGTAACGATGTTTCTAGTATTGTCTTACTAAAACAATCCGATGGAAGTGAGCTCTGGCAGCAAAAGCTCTCCGGCGAAGTCCTGGCTAAGCCTGTAATTGCAGCGAATAAAGTAATTGCTAAAACGATTGATGGCAATTTATATGCTTTCAGTTTAATGAATGGTGAAAAATTATGGCTCTCCGATCATGGTGCTCCCAGCTTAATTTTAAAAGCCAGTTCAGCACCGGTGGTGGTTGGCAATTTAGTTTTAGTGGGCTATTCCGATGGCAAGATGGATGCAGTTGATATACAGACAGGTCGTTTAGTTTGGCGCCGCAGCATTGCTTATGCGAGCGGATCAAGTGATGTCGAACGTTTAGTCGATATTGATGCAGATCCAATTGTGCGTGGGAATGTGGCTTACTTAGCGAGCTATCAAGGCTATGTGGGTGCTTTATCGTTAAGCGATGGCCAATTTGTATGGCGCAAACCCGCTTCTGTTTATAAAAACATGGCGATTGATAATAAAACAATCTATTTAACGGATAGTGATGACATTGTTTGGGCAATTAATCGCCAAAATGGTCAAGTTAACTGGAAGCAAATCGCATTGAAGGCGAGAGGATTAACGGAACCTGTCTTAGTAGGGGATCGCTTAGTTGTCGGTGATAAAACGGGACTATTGCATGTTTTAGCCACTCAGAATGGGGAGTTAATTTCACGGACTGAAGTGGGCGGTGCTATTACAACTGCTCCTTCAGTTGTGGGTAATACTATTTATGTTATGTCGGCTGATGGCAAATTAAGTCGTTATTCAGTGGGTTAA
- the der gene encoding ribosome biogenesis GTPase Der — MIPVIALVGRPNVGKSTLFNRLTKTQDALVADFPGLTRDRQYGQAYFEDKPFIVVDTGGIGVDDLAVDALMSRQSSLALDEANVVLFLVDGRAGLTGVDENIAQRLRKINKPVFLVVNKTDGIDEEIASAEFQSLGFNEVHPISASHGRGMHSLLQALPLKAKEVEEEEPTKAIKIAFAGRPNVGKSTLINRILGEERVVVYDMPGTTRDSIAIPFVRDEKPYILIDTAGVRRRSRVDEKIEKFSVIKTLQAIKESHVCMMLLDAREGLTEQDMHILSFIVEAGKALVIVVNKWDGLDEEHKEHVRAELTRRLQFVQFAKIRFISALHGSGVGLLFKDIEQAYASATQAFSTPQLTRLLQDLVTQHTPPMVSGRRIKLRYAHAGGHNPPIIVIHGNQLDALPDSYKRYLSNAFVSHLGLVGTPLKLEFKGSENPFKDKKNKLTDRQVKKRKRLMKRVKRR, encoded by the coding sequence ATGATTCCAGTTATTGCTTTAGTTGGCCGTCCTAATGTAGGTAAATCGACGCTTTTTAATCGCTTAACAAAAACCCAGGATGCTTTAGTGGCAGATTTTCCTGGGTTAACCCGCGATAGACAATATGGTCAAGCTTATTTTGAAGACAAGCCATTTATCGTTGTCGATACTGGTGGTATTGGTGTAGATGATTTAGCCGTTGATGCATTAATGTCTAGACAATCCAGTTTGGCGCTTGATGAGGCTAATGTTGTATTATTTTTAGTTGATGGCCGGGCAGGCCTCACTGGTGTTGACGAAAACATTGCTCAACGCTTGCGAAAAATCAACAAACCTGTTTTCCTTGTGGTGAATAAGACCGATGGAATTGATGAAGAAATTGCTAGTGCTGAATTTCAGTCTTTAGGTTTCAATGAGGTGCATCCTATCTCCGCATCGCATGGACGAGGCATGCATTCGTTACTACAAGCTTTGCCCCTCAAAGCTAAAGAGGTGGAAGAAGAAGAACCCACCAAAGCGATAAAAATTGCCTTTGCTGGTCGACCCAATGTTGGAAAATCCACCTTAATTAACCGTATTTTGGGTGAAGAAAGAGTTGTTGTTTATGATATGCCTGGCACGACACGTGATAGTATCGCTATCCCTTTTGTGCGTGATGAAAAACCCTATATCCTGATTGACACAGCAGGTGTCCGGAGACGCTCGCGTGTTGACGAGAAGATTGAAAAATTTTCGGTCATTAAAACACTTCAAGCCATTAAGGAATCACATGTGTGCATGATGCTTCTCGATGCCCGAGAGGGGCTGACAGAGCAGGATATGCATATATTAAGTTTTATCGTTGAAGCGGGTAAGGCTTTAGTGATTGTTGTTAATAAATGGGATGGTTTGGATGAAGAACATAAGGAGCATGTCCGAGCCGAGTTAACTCGCCGGCTACAGTTTGTTCAATTTGCAAAAATTCGGTTTATTTCGGCCCTCCATGGAAGTGGGGTGGGTTTATTGTTTAAAGACATTGAACAAGCGTATGCTTCAGCTACTCAAGCTTTTTCAACACCACAACTGACGCGATTGTTGCAAGATCTTGTTACGCAACATACCCCACCTATGGTTAGTGGGCGTAGAATTAAATTAAGGTATGCTCATGCGGGTGGTCATAATCCACCTATTATTGTGATTCATGGAAATCAGCTTGATGCGTTACCTGACAGTTATAAGCGCTACCTCAGCAATGCATTTGTTTCCCATCTTGGCTTAGTGGGAACTCCCTTAAAATTAGAATTTAAAGGCTCAGAAAACCCATTTAAAGACAAAAAGAACAAGCTTACGGATAGGCAAGTAAAAAAACGAAAAAGATTAATGAAACGGGTTAAGAGGCGATAA
- a CDS encoding universal stress protein has protein sequence MYTTILHPTDLRENHFEMCKQATQIATFFNAKLHLLHVIEPPSTYQLAQGLGFAEIGVPAKEDAQMVMKYLGDALNIPAEQLHVEVGSVKTHIIDMITNLGCNLVIIGSHTPSAVPAFLGSTAYAVFHQAPCDVLTLRVKEE, from the coding sequence GTGTACACCACCATCTTACATCCTACCGATTTGCGCGAAAATCATTTTGAAATGTGTAAGCAAGCCACACAAATTGCCACCTTTTTTAATGCCAAACTTCATTTACTACACGTCATTGAACCGCCATCCACTTACCAGTTAGCACAAGGATTAGGTTTTGCAGAAATAGGAGTGCCTGCCAAAGAAGATGCACAAATGGTAATGAAATATCTCGGCGATGCGCTTAACATTCCTGCTGAACAATTACATGTTGAAGTTGGTTCAGTAAAAACACATATTATTGACATGATTACCAATTTAGGATGCAACCTGGTTATTATTGGTAGTCATACCCCAAGTGCCGTTCCCGCCTTTCTCGGCAGCACCGCTTATGCGGTATTTCATCAAGCGCCTTGCGATGTATTAACTTTGCGGGTAAAAGAAGAGTAG
- the hisS gene encoding histidine--tRNA ligase: protein MAEKIQAIRGMNDILPQQTPSWRRLEELFTRCLLQYGYEEIRFPLLESTLLFKRTIGEVTDIVEKEMYTFDDLNGDSLTLRPEGTAGCLRACLEHGLLHNQQQKLWYMGPMFRHEKPQKGRYRQFYQLGVEALGIAGEAVELELIAICKRLWTVLGIDKEVHLQINTLGELSERQVYREKLIAYFKLHFDELDEDSKRRLERNPMRILDSKNPEMQALINDAPRLMDSLGVENRKRFSHLCEGLTQLGIPFSINPFLVRGLDYYGHTVFEWVTDKLGSQATVCAGGRYDALVEHLGGNPTPAVGFAMGAERLLLLLETLGLDHSHVQTPSVFIIASGDVAMQKALMIAEQLRNANPNWQVITNTVGGGFKSQFRKADKSGAGFALILGEDEVADGTISVKNLRQQEEQVTILQEDLIGYLQNGLASA, encoded by the coding sequence GTGGCTGAGAAAATACAAGCAATTCGAGGTATGAATGATATTTTACCTCAACAAACTCCATCATGGCGTCGACTTGAAGAATTATTTACCCGTTGTCTTTTGCAATACGGTTATGAAGAAATTCGTTTTCCATTGCTTGAAAGTACTCTACTATTCAAGCGAACAATTGGAGAGGTTACTGATATCGTTGAAAAAGAAATGTATACTTTCGACGATTTGAACGGTGATAGTTTAACTTTAAGGCCAGAGGGTACAGCTGGTTGCTTACGGGCCTGCTTAGAACATGGGTTACTGCATAATCAACAGCAAAAATTGTGGTATATGGGCCCTATGTTTCGGCATGAAAAACCCCAAAAAGGACGATACAGGCAATTTTATCAACTTGGCGTTGAGGCTTTGGGAATAGCAGGGGAAGCGGTTGAGCTAGAATTGATAGCTATCTGCAAGCGCTTATGGACTGTACTCGGAATTGATAAAGAAGTTCATTTGCAAATTAATACTTTGGGTGAGTTAAGCGAACGCCAAGTATATAGGGAAAAACTAATTGCCTATTTTAAACTTCACTTTGACGAACTCGATGAAGACAGCAAGCGACGTTTAGAGCGAAATCCAATGAGGATTCTTGATAGCAAAAATCCCGAAATGCAAGCTCTGATCAATGATGCGCCTCGACTTATGGATTCACTCGGTGTTGAGAATAGAAAGCGGTTTTCTCATTTATGCGAAGGATTAACACAGTTAGGTATACCCTTTTCCATTAACCCTTTCCTTGTGCGTGGTCTTGATTATTATGGACACACAGTTTTTGAATGGGTTACGGATAAATTAGGGAGTCAAGCAACAGTCTGTGCAGGAGGCCGCTATGATGCGCTTGTGGAGCACTTAGGCGGAAATCCAACGCCAGCTGTTGGTTTTGCGATGGGTGCTGAGCGATTACTCCTGTTGTTAGAAACCTTAGGCCTTGATCACAGTCATGTTCAAACCCCTTCGGTTTTTATCATTGCTAGTGGTGATGTGGCAATGCAAAAGGCTTTGATGATTGCGGAACAACTGCGCAATGCCAATCCAAATTGGCAGGTTATCACGAATACGGTAGGAGGAGGCTTTAAAAGCCAATTCCGTAAAGCAGATAAAAGCGGGGCAGGGTTTGCGTTAATTTTAGGGGAAGATGAAGTTGCGGATGGGACAATAAGCGTTAAAAATTTGCGTCAGCAAGAAGAGCAGGTCACTATCTTGCAAGAAGATTTAATCGGTTATTTACAGAATGGGTTAGCATCGGCTTAA
- a CDS encoding YfgM family protein, with translation MSVYMTEEEQLAAIKNWWNKYSNVITVILSLILLITAGFKYWNWHQEKISTQASTAYERLMVAFSNQDENSIQSYANQLIKDYGQTVYADAARLTLAKLLVTNDQYDKARENLEYVAQHSKMQPLKQVAKLRIARLFAAQRAYDKALAELTVVDDSAYLPVINELKGDIYAATGNYQQAIQSYKEAITEVRTNGMGNLFLEMKTNELAALAQSKNASDSTLQSA, from the coding sequence ATGTCTGTTTATATGACAGAAGAAGAACAGTTAGCGGCAATAAAAAATTGGTGGAATAAGTACAGTAATGTTATCACCGTTATTTTATCATTGATATTGCTTATTACCGCCGGATTTAAATATTGGAATTGGCACCAAGAAAAAATAAGCACTCAAGCATCGACAGCATATGAGCGGCTTATGGTTGCTTTTTCAAATCAAGATGAGAACAGTATCCAATCCTATGCAAATCAACTCATTAAAGATTATGGGCAGACTGTTTATGCGGATGCTGCGCGTCTGACGTTGGCCAAACTATTAGTCACCAATGATCAGTACGATAAAGCACGGGAAAATCTTGAATATGTCGCTCAACACTCAAAAATGCAACCATTAAAGCAAGTTGCCAAATTGCGCATTGCTCGTTTGTTTGCAGCCCAAAGAGCCTATGACAAAGCATTAGCTGAACTGACTGTAGTGGATGATTCAGCATATTTGCCTGTTATCAATGAATTGAAAGGTGATATTTATGCTGCTACAGGGAATTATCAGCAAGCAATTCAATCTTATAAGGAAGCAATAACGGAAGTGAGAACTAATGGAATGGGCAATCTTTTTCTTGAAATGAAAACAAATGAGTTAGCTGCTCTTGCTCAATCTAAGAACGCAAGTGATAGCACTCTACAATCAGCTTAG